A stretch of the Aegilops tauschii subsp. strangulata cultivar AL8/78 chromosome 4, Aet v6.0, whole genome shotgun sequence genome encodes the following:
- the LOC109742212 gene encoding uncharacterized protein, whose translation MEDSQILVHAEDSQALVRAEDSQALVHAEDSQALVHAEDSQALVQAEDTQVLVPAEDNQVLVQVEDGDVLVEGDEDQILLEPEKDPVPREQFLFIGQEFTNVDTCRSAIKDMAVALHFQLRVVKSDRSRFIAKCNTEGCPWRVHVAKCHGVPTFTVRTLQGEHTCEGVQDLHHQQATVNWVARSVEARLRDNPQIKPKEILQDIRDQHGVAVSYMQAWRGKERSMAAVHGTLEDGYRLLPAYCDQIGKTNPGSVAVYKGAGPENSFQRLFVSFHASIYGFLNACRPLLEIDKADLKGKYLGTLLCASAVDADHMMFPVAFGVVDSESDENWMWFISELRKMLGVNTDKMPVFTIISERQPQVVEAVEVNFPTAFHGFCLRYVSENFREEFKSPKLLNLFWGAVYALTTAEFDSKVKDMMQVQDVMPWFQIFPPNLWAVAYFEGIRYGHFSLGITEILYNWALECHELPIVQTVEYIRHQLTCWFTERHNLALSLNSVLVPSAEKLISESISDSRCYQVLRANKVEFEIVSSERTNIVDTQTRFCSCRRWQIYGIPCAHAAAALLSCGEDPRLYAHDCFSVMKYRETYSQRIYPIPDRIHWSNSSSGPRGLYKSDMILRPPKIRRPPGRPKMKILKMESLKRPKRIVQCGRCHLLGHSQKKCSLRS comes from the coding sequence ATGGAGGATAGCCAGATATTAGTTCATGCGGAAGACAGTCAGGCTTTAGTTCGTGCGGAAGACAGTCAGGCTTTAGTTCATGCGGAAGACAGTCAGGCTTTAGTTCATGCGGAAGACAGTCAGGCTTTAGTTCAGGCGGAAGACACCCAGGTTTTAGTTCCGGCCGAGGACAATCAGGTTTTAGTTCAGGTGGAAGATGGCGATGTTCTAGTTGAGGGGGATGAAGACCAGATTTTACTCGAGCCAGAGAAGGACCCTGTACCGCGTGAGCAATTCCTTTTCATCGGCCAAGAGTTTACCAATGTTGACACTTGCCGGAGTGCCATCAAGGATATGGCTGTTGCTCTGCATTTCCAGCTCCGCGTCGTGAAATCGGACCGTAGCCGATTCATCGCCAAATGCAACACAGAAGGATGCCCGTGGCGTGTGCATGTGGCCAAGTGCCACGGTGTTCCAACTTTCACGGTCCGGACGTTGCAAGGAGAGCACACATGTGAGGGTGTTCAGGACCTACATCATCAGCAGGCCACTGTTAACTGGGTGGCTAGGTCTGTCGAGGCAAGGCTAAGAGATAATCCGCAGATTAAGCCAAAAGAGATATTGCAGGATATTCGGGATCAGCATGGGGTTGCTGTGTCTTATATGCAGGCATGGCGCGGAAAGGAGAGAAGCATGGCTGCTGTTCATGGTACCCTTGAGGATGGATATCGCCTTCTTCCTGCATACTGTGACCAGATTGGAAAGACAAATCCTGGTAGCGTTGCAGTATACAAAGGGGCTGGGCCAGAGAATTCCTTCCAACGGCTCTTTGTTTCATTTCATGCATCTATTTATGGTTTCTTAAATGCGTGTAGACCCCTTTTGGAAATTGACAAGGCAGATCTAAAGGGCAAGTATCTTGGGACATTGCTATGTGCTTCGGCTGTTGATGCTGATCACATGATGTTCCCTGTAGCATTTGGTGTTGTTGATTCTGAAAGTGATGAGAACTGGATGTGGTTTATCTCAGAACTGAGGAAGATGCTTGGTGTTAACACAGATAAGATGCCTGTCTTTACAATAATCTCTGAGAGACAACCACAGGTGGTTGAAGCTGTCGAGGTCAACTTCCCAACTGCTTTTCATGGATTTTGCTTGAGATACGTGAGTGAGAATTTCCGTGAGGAGTTCAAGAGTCCTAAACTTCTTAACCTTTTCTGGGGTGCCGTTTATGCTCTCACAACAGCAGAATTTGATTCAAAGGTAAAAGATATGATGCAAGTTCAAGATGTCATGCCATGGTTCCAGATTTTTCCACCAAACCTCTGGGCAGTTGCTTACTTTGAGGGTATCAGATATGGCCATTTTAGTCTTGGGATAACTGAGATATTATATAACTGGGCCCTGGAGTGTCATGAGCTTCCCATTGTGCAAACTGTTGAATACATCAGGCACCAACTAACCTGCTGGTTTACTGAACGTCACAACTTGGCACTATCCCTTAACTCAGTTCTTGTTCCATCTGCTGAGAAACTTATTTCTGAATCCATTTCTGATTCAAGATGTTATCAAGTACTCCGAGCAAACAAGGTGGAGTTTGAGATCGTGTCATCTGAGCGAACAAACATTGTGGATACTCAAACCAGGTTCTGCTCGTGCCGTCGGTGGCAAATTTATGGTATTCCATGTGCACATGCTGCTGCTGCACTACTTTCATGTGGTGAAGATCCTCGCCTGTATGCACATGATTGCTTTAGTGTAATGAAGTATAGGGAAACTTACTCTCAGCGGATCTATCCAATTCCAGACAGGATCCACTGGAGCAATTCGTCCTCTGGGCCGCGAGGCCTATACAAATCAGACATGATACTTCGCCCACCAAAGATCCGAAGGCCTCCTGGCCGTCCCAAAATGAAGATTCTCAAGATGGAAAGCTTGAAACGGCCGAAACGGATCGTTCAGTGTGGCCGGTGTCATCTTCTTGGGCATTCTCAGAAAAAGTGTTCATTACGAAGCTGA